The Epinephelus lanceolatus isolate andai-2023 chromosome 21, ASM4190304v1, whole genome shotgun sequence genome has a segment encoding these proteins:
- the LOC144459368 gene encoding transmembrane protein 100-like → MGCSSGRQPPAPVLHPDLDCGNSSEANTLPQDSENQNQGLNGCGEGEGSVGRDLAKPPESLPTLERLAQATGGTEKSWYRCVFPFGVISLVIGMAGTGVTFTFNTLLQTKLVSVALLCAGVVMLLVAAVCWRAHRLRRREKKEGGFFTADQGTL, encoded by the coding sequence ATGGGCTGCTCCTCAGGCCGCCAGCCCCCAGCCCCGGTCCTTCACCCGGACCTGGACTGCGGCAACAGCAGCGAGGCTAACACCTTACCCCAGGACTCTGAGAACCAGAACCAGGGTTTGAATGGGTGTGGGGAAGGGGAAGGAAGTGTTGGAAGAGACCTGGCCAAACCTCCAGAGTCTCTCCCCACGCTGGAGAGACTTGCCCAGGCTACAGGCGGGACAGAAAAGTCTTGGTACCGCTGCGTGTTCCCGTTTGGCGTGATCTCACTTGTGATTGGCATGGCAGGCACCGGGGTGACATTCACTTTTAACACGCTGCTCCAGACCAAACTGGTGTCAGTGGCACTGCTGTGTGCCGGCGTGGTGATGCTGCTGGTGGCAGCCGTTTGCTGGAGGGCCCACAGACTGAGAAGGAGGGAAAAGAAGGAAGGGGGATTCTTCACCGCTGATCAGGGCACTTTGTGA